In Pseudomonas oryzicola, one DNA window encodes the following:
- a CDS encoding SDR family NAD(P)-dependent oxidoreductase — protein MQIANKHFIVSGAASGLGAATAQMLVEAGAKVMLVDLNAQAVEAKARELGDNARFAVADISDEPAAQAAVDAAVSAFGSLHGLVNCAGIVGAEKVLGKQGPHGLASFAKVINVNLIGSFNLLRLAAAAMAEGAADEHGERGVIINTASIAAYDGQIGQAAYAASKGAIASLTLPAARELARFGIRVMTIAPGIFETPMMAGMSEEVRASLAAGVPFPPRLGRPQEYAALARHIIENSMLNGEVIRLDGALRMAAK, from the coding sequence ATGCAAATAGCCAACAAACACTTCATCGTCAGCGGCGCCGCCTCCGGGCTGGGTGCCGCCACCGCGCAGATGCTGGTCGAGGCCGGCGCCAAAGTCATGCTGGTCGACCTCAATGCCCAGGCCGTCGAGGCCAAGGCCCGCGAACTGGGTGACAATGCCCGCTTCGCGGTGGCCGACATCAGCGACGAGCCGGCCGCCCAGGCGGCGGTCGATGCAGCTGTCAGCGCCTTTGGCAGCCTGCACGGCCTGGTCAACTGCGCCGGCATCGTCGGTGCCGAGAAAGTGTTGGGCAAACAGGGCCCGCATGGTCTGGCCAGTTTCGCCAAGGTCATCAACGTCAATCTGATCGGCAGCTTCAACCTGTTGCGCCTGGCCGCTGCGGCCATGGCCGAAGGGGCAGCCGATGAGCACGGCGAGCGCGGCGTGATCATCAACACCGCCTCGATCGCAGCCTATGACGGCCAGATCGGCCAGGCCGCCTATGCGGCCTCCAAGGGCGCCATCGCCAGCCTGACCTTGCCGGCTGCCCGCGAACTGGCGCGCTTCGGCATCCGGGTGATGACCATCGCCCCTGGCATCTTCGAAACGCCGATGATGGCCGGCATGAGCGAGGAAGTGCGTGCCTCGCTGGCGGCCGGCGTGCCGTTCCCGCCACGTCTGGGCCGCCCGCAGGAATATGCCGCGCTGGCCCGTCACATCATCGAGAACAGCATGCTCAACGGCGAGGTGATCCGCCTCGACGGTGCACTGCGCATGGCTGCCAAGTAA
- a CDS encoding acyl-CoA synthetase, whose translation MRDYTEAARAFDHGQAAAAALHGNLEALNACVECCDRHAGEGKTALVWEDREGNSARLSFDQLQALAARFANVLKAQGVGAGDRVAGLMPRTPELLVTILATWRLGAVYQPLFTAFGPKAIGHRLEQSHARVVVTDSHNRAKLDDVHACPTIITVNARSGELDFQQCLDNAAGKCEPVMRSGNDPFLLMFTSGTTGPAKPLEVPLRAIVAFQGYMRDAIDLRPEDHFWNLADPGWAYGLYYAVTGPLSLGHATTFYDGPFSVESCARVIDKLGITNLAGSPTAYRLLIAAGDDFSAPIKGRLRVVSSAGEPLNPEVIRWFADELGVTIHDHYGQTELGMVLCNHHGLQHPVHLGSAGFAIPGHRIVVLDQQGNELPAGQPGILAVDREQSPLCWFAGYHGLPTKAFVGKYYLSGDTVELNQDGSISFVGRSDDVITTSGYRVGPFDVESALIEHPAVIEAAVIGKPDPERTELIKAFVVLASGYQGSAELEEALRQHVRQRLYAHAYPREIEFVSELPKTPSGKLQRFILRNQEVAKQQAQQATPASA comes from the coding sequence ATGCGCGATTACACCGAGGCCGCTCGTGCGTTCGACCATGGCCAGGCTGCTGCGGCGGCGCTGCATGGCAACCTCGAAGCCCTCAATGCCTGTGTCGAATGTTGCGACCGCCATGCCGGTGAGGGCAAGACCGCACTGGTCTGGGAAGACCGCGAGGGCAACAGCGCGCGGTTGAGCTTCGATCAGTTGCAGGCACTGGCTGCCCGTTTTGCCAATGTGCTCAAAGCGCAAGGCGTGGGTGCGGGTGACCGGGTCGCCGGCCTGATGCCGCGCACCCCTGAGCTGCTGGTCACCATCCTCGCCACCTGGCGCCTCGGGGCGGTGTACCAGCCGCTGTTCACCGCTTTCGGCCCCAAGGCCATCGGACACCGCCTGGAGCAGTCCCACGCCCGCGTGGTCGTCACCGACAGCCACAACCGCGCCAAGCTGGACGATGTGCACGCCTGCCCGACCATCATCACCGTCAATGCCCGCAGTGGCGAACTGGACTTCCAGCAGTGCCTGGACAATGCCGCAGGCAAATGCGAGCCGGTCATGCGCTCGGGCAACGACCCGTTCCTGCTGATGTTCACCTCCGGCACCACCGGCCCGGCGAAACCGCTGGAAGTGCCGCTGCGTGCCATCGTCGCGTTCCAGGGCTACATGCGCGATGCCATCGACCTGCGTCCCGAAGACCATTTCTGGAACCTGGCCGACCCGGGGTGGGCCTATGGCCTGTATTACGCGGTCACTGGCCCGCTGTCGCTGGGCCATGCCACCACCTTCTACGATGGCCCGTTCAGTGTTGAAAGCTGCGCGCGGGTGATCGACAAGCTGGGCATCACCAACCTGGCCGGCTCGCCCACAGCGTACCGCCTGCTGATTGCCGCCGGGGACGACTTCTCGGCACCGATCAAGGGTCGTCTGCGGGTGGTCAGCAGTGCCGGCGAACCGCTCAACCCGGAAGTGATCCGCTGGTTCGCCGACGAACTGGGTGTGACCATCCATGACCACTACGGGCAGACCGAACTGGGTATGGTGCTGTGCAACCACCATGGCCTGCAGCACCCGGTACACCTCGGCTCGGCCGGCTTTGCCATCCCCGGCCACCGCATCGTGGTGCTGGACCAGCAGGGCAACGAACTGCCAGCCGGCCAGCCGGGCATCCTCGCGGTCGACCGCGAGCAGTCGCCACTGTGCTGGTTCGCCGGCTATCACGGCCTGCCGACCAAAGCCTTCGTCGGCAAGTACTACCTCAGCGGCGATACCGTCGAGCTGAACCAGGACGGCAGCATCAGCTTCGTCGGCCGCAGCGACGATGTGATCACGACCTCCGGCTACCGGGTTGGCCCGTTCGACGTGGAGAGCGCGCTGATCGAGCACCCGGCGGTGATCGAAGCGGCGGTGATTGGCAAACCGGACCCGGAGCGCACCGAGCTGATCAAGGCCTTCGTGGTATTGGCCAGTGGTTACCAAGGCAGCGCCGAGCTTGAAGAGGCCTTGCGCCAGCACGTGCGCCAGCGCCTGTACGCCCATGCTTACCCACGGGAAATCGAATTCGTCAGCGAGCTGCCCAAGACCCCGAGCGGCAAGCTGCAACGCTTCATCCTGCGCAATCAGGAAGTCGCCAAACAACAAGCGCAACAGGCCACCCCTGCCAGCGCCTGA
- a CDS encoding enoyl-CoA hydratase produces the protein MAFETILLDIHGKVGLITLNRPQALNALNAQIVGEINQALDQLERDPNIGCVVLTGSAKAFAAGADIKEMAELQYPQIYVDDLFSDADRIANRRKPIIAAVSGFALGGGCELAMMCDFILAADNAKFGQPEINLGVLPGMGGTQRLTRAVGKAKAMELCLTGRLMGAEEAERAGLVARIVPQAELVEEALKVAATIAGKSIPVSMMVKESVNRAFEVTLSEGVRFERRVFHAAFATEDQKEGMAAFIGKREAQFKDR, from the coding sequence ATGGCATTCGAAACCATCCTGTTGGACATCCACGGCAAGGTCGGCCTGATCACCCTCAACCGCCCGCAGGCGCTGAACGCGCTGAACGCGCAGATCGTCGGCGAGATCAACCAGGCCCTGGACCAGCTTGAGCGTGACCCGAACATTGGCTGCGTGGTGCTGACCGGTTCCGCCAAGGCCTTCGCCGCTGGTGCCGACATCAAGGAAATGGCCGAGCTGCAATACCCGCAAATCTACGTCGACGACCTGTTCAGCGATGCCGACCGTATTGCCAACCGGCGCAAGCCGATCATCGCTGCGGTGTCCGGCTTTGCCCTGGGTGGAGGCTGCGAGCTGGCGATGATGTGTGACTTCATCCTGGCGGCGGACAACGCCAAGTTCGGCCAGCCGGAAATCAACCTCGGCGTGCTGCCGGGCATGGGCGGCACCCAGCGGCTGACCCGTGCGGTAGGCAAGGCCAAGGCCATGGAACTGTGCTTGACCGGCCGGCTGATGGGCGCTGAAGAAGCCGAGCGGGCTGGCTTGGTGGCGCGTATCGTGCCGCAGGCGGAGCTGGTGGAAGAGGCGCTGAAGGTGGCGGCGACCATTGCCGGCAAGTCGATTCCGGTGAGCATGATGGTGAAGGAGAGCGTCAACCGGGCGTTCGAAGTGACCCTCAGCGAAGGCGTGCGCTTTGAGCGGCGGGTGTTCCATGCGGCATTTGCTACCGAAGACCAGAAAGAGGGTATGGCTGCGTTCATTGGCAAGCGTGAGGCGCAGTTCAAGGATCGTTGA
- a CDS encoding dermonecrotic toxin domain-containing protein: protein MTHEPHARQPASASSSHLHDGFIGDRLPAWLKQASQSQIRTLRQSLEAHHATQARLRGITLALPSPQQFAERQFASLLREPLPGGVAFWQLEWLEVSHRFSSTFGAEPQFPTYGQRRENGLLRLMRNFAAGNDFYLGTGLVAPGQERVLSQGADELVEACRKLDAGRLYQQELERTFDSAAQRVLCEDKRSGLRLAVQVAALKGEITEPVKEALQALVDKPAGGQSASLTGHPGLLEALGCAVADGVWIQLRDKHGQTQGGVLYLPSDPVQALRHFDSHASINSALVAELRHEPYRQAFSQLIGLDQRAGFMHKLQARLEDDQPDLELDGSVPQHDIFQALAAQQTNRVKQDGRQLLVPTADADEAEARERHEAWKAAGLDVVNLAGLFLPVVGGLLLGQLVAQTLSEVFEGAQDWSRGHQHEALEHMLGVAEILAGTAATVAGVTFVRSAFVAALEPVRLANGAGRLWSGDLAVFASTPGTITLGADGAYADGERRWIKADGVFYEVHRPDPDGPWRLRHPGREEAYGPVVLHNGERGWRLMHDEPQRWRDPAKMLDTLWPRNQPFDSRQAQQILRMAGIDEDELRGLLVENRRAPATLRETLRAFDADARIDTFFRHLERDTVSEQDMQLLAWCEASPGSKKGRAAVLADRSRSSDLLFARLTRLPESTEPLLKPLMTLGLPEPYARDLADGASHEARQQFVSGGKLPQRLAIQARSLCSLAKVSRALAGLYLPSAYGNETGMLVLALLNVEAIDAFSLALSNAAADAVALKRIGPVGDVVDQRVLVREQGIFALYDGQGRRLAMQPPASSDIFQAVLAALKSRNMLGRLGLAENVNAERLREKLMAHLGSHEEIARMLGWASTERWYNPGQRLADGRVGYLLSGRAALPTAPREQLRAGLKRFFPGLGDSLETQVDRWLLQNVPVADVLMALQDDYEQLNRALNGWVSAALGDAARARRQLFAERLLRAWQALGDNVVVDSDGQRQGLRLVLNDLPTDSLPVMPAPIDFYHVTTLVLSETTIGVVNEEFLRAFTYLQELDLSHNQLLRCPRGLGYLINLRRLRLGHNRIRLDAHAIEALNGLPLLSHLDLSYNSPLGVYEMRFHHLPHLIELNLRRCGLSEWPRGLELCGFLQRADLRDNFLRGVPDGVLAMPLEFRQRILIDGNRLTMVDFGKLYALEPLLEGPREEIGRAWWVGSDSASHGRGELWDRLSTRDENARLFDLLEFLQGLANFSWPKAYLLRMGWQCLSIMETDVEFARQVQLAAAAAVKDDNGAIDLFSQLLRLHAERDAAGDAAQSRGPKLLALGRALQRLDRLDEYVEAERQNLEGFAEPGVLATLAMRYRVRLRTRLRLPFQPARMRLRASAVGLSEHRLQSAEAAVERANTLVNLVADLCTRAFWQRFLQQHFAQPLNDLEQLAAEQRAALAVRRDELGEAQYLDQVQALDAQLRTDRLTLQLQLTRHYVISLERAPG, encoded by the coding sequence ATGACCCATGAACCACACGCACGACAGCCTGCTTCTGCGTCTTCCAGCCACTTGCACGACGGTTTCATCGGTGACCGGTTGCCTGCCTGGCTCAAACAAGCCTCGCAGAGCCAGATCCGCACTTTGCGCCAAAGCCTGGAAGCCCATCATGCCACCCAGGCCCGGTTGCGCGGGATCACCCTGGCGCTGCCGTCACCACAGCAGTTCGCCGAACGGCAATTCGCCAGTTTGTTGCGCGAGCCGCTGCCAGGCGGCGTAGCGTTCTGGCAGTTGGAGTGGCTGGAGGTTTCTCATCGTTTTTCGTCTACGTTCGGCGCTGAGCCGCAGTTTCCCACTTATGGGCAACGGCGCGAAAACGGCTTGCTGCGCCTGATGCGCAACTTTGCCGCCGGCAACGATTTCTACCTGGGAACCGGGTTGGTCGCGCCGGGGCAGGAACGGGTACTTTCGCAGGGCGCCGATGAACTGGTCGAGGCTTGCCGCAAGCTGGATGCCGGGCGCCTTTATCAGCAGGAGCTGGAGCGCACATTCGATTCCGCGGCGCAGCGTGTCTTGTGTGAAGACAAGCGCTCCGGGCTGCGCCTGGCCGTGCAGGTTGCCGCGCTGAAAGGCGAGATTACCGAGCCGGTCAAGGAGGCATTGCAAGCGCTGGTGGATAAACCCGCGGGCGGGCAATCCGCTAGCCTCACTGGCCATCCGGGCCTGCTCGAAGCCCTCGGTTGCGCAGTGGCGGATGGTGTGTGGATTCAACTGCGCGACAAGCATGGGCAAACGCAGGGCGGTGTGCTCTACCTGCCCAGCGACCCGGTACAGGCGTTGCGACACTTCGACAGCCATGCCTCGATCAACAGCGCGCTGGTGGCCGAGCTGCGCCATGAACCCTATCGTCAGGCGTTCAGCCAGTTGATCGGCCTGGATCAGCGTGCCGGGTTCATGCACAAGCTGCAAGCTCGCCTGGAGGATGACCAGCCGGACCTGGAGCTTGATGGCAGCGTGCCGCAGCATGACATTTTCCAGGCGCTGGCTGCACAGCAGACAAACCGGGTGAAGCAGGATGGCCGCCAGTTGCTGGTGCCGACCGCCGATGCTGATGAAGCCGAGGCGCGTGAACGGCATGAGGCGTGGAAGGCAGCCGGGCTCGATGTGGTCAACCTCGCGGGCCTGTTCCTTCCGGTGGTGGGCGGCTTGCTGCTTGGACAACTGGTGGCCCAGACCCTCTCGGAGGTTTTCGAGGGCGCGCAGGACTGGTCGCGCGGCCATCAGCACGAAGCGCTGGAGCACATGCTGGGCGTTGCCGAGATACTGGCGGGCACCGCCGCGACGGTGGCGGGCGTCACCTTCGTGCGCAGCGCGTTCGTCGCGGCGCTGGAGCCGGTAAGGCTCGCCAATGGGGCGGGGCGCCTGTGGTCCGGTGACCTGGCGGTCTTTGCCTCGACACCTGGAACGATCACCTTGGGCGCGGACGGTGCCTATGCTGATGGCGAGCGCCGCTGGATAAAGGCCGACGGAGTGTTCTACGAGGTTCACCGGCCTGACCCCGATGGCCCCTGGCGTCTACGCCACCCCGGTCGCGAAGAGGCGTATGGCCCGGTCGTGCTGCACAATGGCGAACGCGGCTGGCGCCTGATGCACGATGAGCCGCAGCGCTGGCGCGACCCTGCGAAAATGCTCGATACCCTTTGGCCGCGCAATCAACCTTTCGATAGCCGGCAGGCGCAGCAGATCTTGCGCATGGCCGGCATCGATGAGGACGAGCTGCGTGGCCTGCTGGTGGAAAACCGGCGAGCCCCCGCGACCTTGCGGGAAACCCTCAGGGCGTTCGACGCCGATGCTCGGATCGACACGTTCTTTCGCCATCTGGAACGCGACACTGTCTCCGAGCAGGACATGCAGCTGCTGGCCTGGTGCGAGGCCAGCCCGGGGAGCAAAAAAGGGCGTGCCGCAGTGCTTGCGGACCGGTCGAGGTCAAGCGACCTGTTGTTCGCTCGGCTGACACGCCTACCAGAATCGACGGAGCCTTTGCTCAAGCCGCTGATGACGCTGGGGCTGCCTGAGCCCTACGCGCGCGATCTGGCCGACGGAGCAAGCCACGAGGCCCGCCAGCAGTTCGTCAGCGGTGGCAAGTTACCGCAACGCTTGGCCATCCAGGCCAGGTCGTTGTGCTCGCTGGCGAAGGTGAGCAGGGCGTTGGCGGGGTTATATCTGCCAAGCGCATATGGCAATGAAACGGGCATGCTGGTGTTGGCATTGCTGAATGTCGAGGCCATTGATGCGTTTAGCCTGGCGCTGAGCAATGCCGCTGCGGATGCCGTGGCGTTGAAGCGCATCGGTCCAGTTGGCGACGTGGTCGACCAGCGAGTGCTGGTGCGTGAACAAGGGATCTTTGCCCTGTATGACGGGCAAGGCCGAAGACTCGCGATGCAGCCGCCTGCTTCCTCGGACATCTTCCAGGCCGTGCTGGCCGCGTTGAAATCGCGCAATATGCTGGGCCGGTTGGGCCTGGCCGAGAACGTCAATGCCGAGCGCCTGCGCGAGAAGCTCATGGCGCACCTGGGCAGCCACGAGGAAATCGCCCGCATGCTGGGCTGGGCGTCGACGGAACGCTGGTACAACCCCGGGCAGCGCCTTGCCGATGGCCGCGTCGGCTATCTGCTCAGCGGGCGCGCGGCACTGCCCACTGCACCCAGGGAACAACTGCGGGCCGGCCTGAAGCGATTCTTCCCGGGCCTGGGCGATTCGCTGGAAACCCAGGTGGACCGCTGGCTGCTGCAGAATGTGCCAGTCGCCGATGTGCTCATGGCGCTGCAGGACGATTATGAGCAGTTGAACCGCGCGCTCAATGGCTGGGTGTCGGCTGCGCTGGGTGACGCAGCGCGGGCGCGGCGCCAGTTGTTCGCCGAACGATTGCTGCGAGCCTGGCAGGCGCTTGGCGACAATGTGGTGGTCGACAGCGACGGCCAGCGCCAGGGGCTGCGCCTGGTCCTGAATGATTTGCCAACGGACTCGCTGCCGGTGATGCCTGCGCCTATCGATTTCTATCACGTCACCACCCTGGTACTGAGCGAGACGACCATCGGGGTGGTGAACGAGGAGTTTCTGCGGGCATTTACCTACCTGCAGGAGCTGGACCTGAGTCACAACCAGCTGTTGCGCTGCCCGCGCGGGCTTGGCTACCTGATCAACCTGCGTCGGTTGCGCCTGGGGCATAACCGCATTCGCCTGGATGCCCATGCCATCGAAGCATTGAACGGGTTGCCGCTGCTCAGCCATCTCGACCTGAGTTACAACAGCCCGCTGGGAGTGTATGAAATGCGCTTCCACCACCTGCCCCATCTGATCGAGCTGAATTTGCGCCGCTGCGGGCTCAGCGAGTGGCCCAGAGGGCTCGAGCTGTGTGGCTTCCTGCAACGAGCCGACCTGCGTGACAATTTCCTGCGGGGTGTGCCTGACGGCGTGCTGGCCATGCCGCTGGAGTTTCGCCAGCGCATCCTGATCGATGGCAACCGCCTGACCATGGTCGATTTCGGCAAACTCTATGCCTTGGAGCCGCTCCTGGAGGGACCGCGGGAAGAGATCGGCCGAGCCTGGTGGGTCGGTTCCGACTCCGCCAGCCATGGGCGTGGCGAGCTTTGGGACCGGCTGAGCACGCGGGACGAAAATGCCCGCCTGTTCGATCTGCTGGAGTTTTTGCAGGGCCTGGCGAACTTCAGCTGGCCCAAGGCTTATCTGTTGCGCATGGGCTGGCAATGCCTGTCGATCATGGAGACAGACGTTGAATTCGCTCGCCAGGTGCAACTGGCGGCAGCCGCTGCGGTAAAGGATGACAATGGTGCCATCGACCTGTTCAGCCAACTGCTGCGTCTGCATGCCGAGCGTGACGCGGCAGGCGATGCTGCTCAATCCCGTGGCCCGAAGTTGCTGGCGTTGGGGCGCGCCTTGCAACGCCTGGACCGCCTTGACGAGTATGTCGAGGCCGAGCGGCAAAACCTTGAAGGTTTCGCCGAGCCTGGGGTACTGGCGACGTTGGCAATGCGCTACAGGGTGCGCTTGCGCACCAGGCTCAGGTTGCCGTTCCAGCCTGCCAGAATGCGCCTCAGGGCCTCCGCCGTGGGGTTGAGCGAACACCGGTTGCAGTCGGCGGAGGCGGCCGTGGAAAGGGCGAACACGCTCGTTAATCTAGTGGCCGACCTGTGCACGCGCGCATTCTGGCAGCGCTTTTTGCAACAGCATTTTGCCCAGCCACTCAATGACCTGGAGCAACTCGCCGCTGAGCAGCGGGCGGCCCTGGCGGTACGGCGCGATGAGTTGGGTGAAGCACAGTACCTGGATCAGGTACAGGCGCTGGATGCGCAGCTGCGGACCGATCGGCTGACGTTGCAGCTGCAGCTGACCCGGCACTACGTAATCAGCCTGGAGCGCGCACCGGGCTGA
- a CDS encoding TraR/DksA family transcriptional regulator, translating to MTKEQLLAMSADDYMNADQLAFFAGLLQAMKVETHERIELSRATIEGLDTPSDPADVASVEEERSWLVNAIDRDQRLLPQLEMALDRIADESFGWCDDSGEPIGLKRLLISPTTKYCIEAQERHEQLDRHQRQL from the coding sequence ATGACCAAGGAACAGTTGCTGGCCATGTCGGCCGATGACTACATGAACGCTGACCAGCTGGCTTTCTTCGCTGGCCTGCTGCAGGCGATGAAAGTCGAAACCCATGAACGCATCGAGCTGAGCCGTGCCACCATCGAAGGCCTGGACACCCCGTCGGACCCTGCCGACGTGGCTTCGGTCGAAGAGGAGCGTAGCTGGCTGGTGAATGCCATCGACCGCGACCAGCGTCTGCTGCCCCAGCTGGAAATGGCCCTGGACCGTATTGCCGACGAAAGCTTCGGCTGGTGCGATGACAGCGGTGAGCCGATCGGCCTGAAGCGCCTGCTGATCAGCCCGACCACCAAGTACTGCATCGAAGCCCAGGAGCGCCACGAGCAGCTCGATCGCCACCAACGCCAGCTGTAA
- a CDS encoding acetyl-CoA C-acyltransferase codes for MTLANDPIVIVSAVRTPMGGLQGDLKSLTAPQLGSAAIRGAVERAGIDAASVEQVLFGCVLPAGQGQAPARQAALGAGLDKHTTCTTLNKMCGSGMQAAIMAHDLLLAGTADVVVAGGMESMTNAPYLLDKARGGYRMGHGRIIDHMFMDGLEDAYDKGRLMGTFAEDCAQANAFSREAQDQFAIASLTRAQAAISNGRFAAEIVPVEVTEGKEKRVIKDDEQPPKARLDKIPQLKPAFREGGTVTAANSSSISDGAAALVLMRRSEADKRGLKPLAVIHGHAAFADTPALFPTAPIGAIDKLMKRTGWSLAEVDLFEINEAFAVVTLAAMKHLDLPHDKVNIHGGACALGHPIGASGARILVTLLSALRQNNLRRGVAAICIGGGEATAMAVECLY; via the coding sequence ATGACCCTCGCCAACGACCCGATCGTAATCGTCAGCGCTGTGCGCACGCCCATGGGCGGCCTGCAGGGCGACCTCAAGAGCCTGACTGCACCGCAACTGGGCAGCGCGGCCATCCGTGGCGCCGTGGAGCGCGCCGGTATCGATGCTGCCAGTGTCGAACAGGTGCTGTTCGGCTGCGTGCTGCCGGCTGGCCAGGGCCAGGCGCCGGCCCGCCAGGCTGCGCTGGGGGCCGGGCTGGACAAGCACACCACCTGCACCACCCTGAACAAGATGTGCGGTTCGGGCATGCAGGCAGCGATCATGGCCCATGACCTGCTGCTGGCCGGCACCGCCGATGTGGTAGTGGCCGGAGGCATGGAAAGCATGACCAACGCCCCCTACCTGCTGGACAAGGCCCGTGGCGGTTACCGCATGGGCCACGGCCGGATCATCGACCATATGTTCATGGACGGCCTGGAAGACGCCTACGACAAGGGCCGGCTGATGGGCACCTTCGCCGAAGACTGCGCCCAGGCCAATGCCTTCAGCCGAGAGGCTCAGGACCAGTTCGCCATTGCCTCGCTGACCCGTGCCCAGGCGGCGATCAGCAACGGCCGTTTCGCCGCCGAGATCGTCCCGGTGGAAGTCACCGAGGGCAAGGAAAAACGCGTCATCAAGGATGACGAACAGCCGCCCAAGGCGCGCCTGGACAAGATCCCGCAGCTCAAGCCGGCCTTCCGCGAAGGTGGCACGGTGACCGCCGCCAACTCCAGTTCGATTTCCGACGGTGCCGCGGCGCTGGTGCTGATGCGCCGCTCCGAAGCCGACAAGCGCGGCCTCAAGCCGCTGGCGGTGATCCACGGCCACGCCGCCTTCGCCGACACCCCGGCGCTGTTCCCGACCGCGCCGATCGGCGCCATCGACAAACTGATGAAGCGCACCGGCTGGAGCCTGGCCGAGGTTGACCTGTTCGAGATCAACGAGGCCTTCGCCGTGGTGACCCTGGCGGCCATGAAGCACCTTGACCTGCCACATGACAAGGTCAACATCCATGGCGGTGCGTGCGCCCTCGGCCATCCGATCGGCGCTTCCGGCGCACGCATCCTGGTGACCCTGCTGTCGGCCCTGCGCCAGAACAACCTGCGCCGTGGCGTGGCGGCCATCTGCATCGGCGGTGGCGAAGCCACGGCCATGGCTGTCGAATGCCTGTACTGA
- a CDS encoding acyl-CoA dehydrogenase yields MLVTDEQQQIADAVRAFAQERLKPFAEQWDKEHRFPREAIAEMAELGLFGMLVPEQWGGSDTGYMAYAMALEEIAAGDGACSTIMSVHNSVGCVPILRFGSEQQKAQFLAPLASGAMLGAFALTEPQAGSDASSLKSRARLDGDHYVLNGSKQFITSGQNAGVVIVFAVTDPDAGKRGISAFIVPTDSPGYQVARVEDKLGQHASDTCQIVFDNVRVPVANRLGAEGEGYKIALANLEGGRIGIAAQAVGMARAAFEVARDYANERQSFGKALIEHQAVAFRLADMATKIAVARQMVLHAAALRDAGRPALVEASMAKLFASEMAEKVCSDALQTLGGYGYLSDFPLERIYRDVRVCQIYEGTSDIQRMVIARNL; encoded by the coding sequence ATGCTGGTAACTGACGAGCAACAACAGATCGCCGACGCGGTGCGCGCCTTTGCCCAGGAGCGCCTGAAGCCGTTTGCCGAGCAATGGGACAAGGAACACCGCTTCCCCAGGGAGGCCATCGCGGAGATGGCCGAGCTGGGGCTGTTCGGCATGCTGGTGCCGGAGCAGTGGGGGGGCAGCGACACCGGCTATATGGCCTATGCCATGGCCCTTGAGGAAATCGCCGCCGGTGATGGCGCCTGCTCGACGATCATGAGCGTGCACAACTCGGTGGGCTGCGTGCCGATCCTGCGCTTTGGCAGCGAGCAGCAGAAAGCCCAGTTCCTTGCCCCTCTGGCCAGCGGCGCGATGCTTGGTGCCTTCGCCCTGACCGAACCGCAGGCTGGCTCCGATGCCAGCAGCCTGAAGTCCCGTGCACGCCTGGATGGCGACCACTATGTACTCAACGGCAGCAAGCAGTTCATCACCTCTGGCCAGAACGCCGGGGTGGTGATCGTGTTCGCTGTCACCGACCCGGACGCCGGCAAGCGCGGTATCAGCGCCTTCATCGTGCCCACCGATTCGCCTGGTTACCAGGTGGCGCGGGTCGAGGACAAGCTCGGTCAGCACGCTTCCGACACCTGCCAGATCGTTTTCGACAATGTGCGCGTGCCCGTGGCCAACCGCCTGGGCGCCGAGGGTGAGGGCTACAAGATTGCCCTGGCCAACCTCGAAGGCGGCCGTATCGGCATTGCCGCGCAAGCGGTGGGCATGGCCCGCGCGGCGTTCGAAGTGGCGCGCGACTATGCCAACGAGCGGCAGAGTTTCGGCAAGGCGTTGATCGAACATCAGGCCGTGGCGTTCCGCCTGGCCGACATGGCAACGAAAATTGCCGTGGCTCGGCAGATGGTGCTGCACGCCGCAGCGCTGCGCGATGCCGGGCGCCCAGCGCTGGTGGAAGCCTCGATGGCCAAGCTGTTTGCCTCGGAAATGGCCGAAAAGGTCTGTTCGGATGCCTTGCAGACCCTGGGCGGTTATGGCTATCTGAGCGACTTCCCGCTGGAGCGTATCTACCGCGACGTTCGGGTTTGCCAGATCTACGAAGGCACCAGCGATATTCAGCGCATGGTCATTGCGCGCAATCTTTGA